In the genome of Leptospira inadai serovar Lyme str. 10, one region contains:
- a CDS encoding SpoIIE family protein phosphatase, producing the protein MHISKYLFFLLGPVGFLIFLLTLTPSHKEENIRAYQGSIDLRGIHDASSGPVDLSGEWEFFWSQEAGKVLETFRSKITVPGAWNRETEIHSSYEKLGYGTYRLRILIPDVWVGKVLTIGLGSILTSYRLYIDGNILGESGTPSPSPKETIPRVQPKFFSFIPPSNVVSLEIFVSNNYSRQGGIISPVRIGPSEVMQGYRTRTIFSDIFAFASLLIMGLYHISLYLYLRSSTAPLYFGFMSLVISIRTLVTNAKLLMEFFPSLPQPAIQMLDQIPLIVSVPFYLLFFWTTFEPYVSKTFVRVSIAISAIFTVATLFGSLAFNSEKIMYFHIFMGFTILYVLYVIYTIDFDKESNSAYILYGTGLLFLGIGIDLFYTYVLKVSSYEVSHFALVFFVFLQSLVIASDRSSKYKEAKVLTEDLQTMNLELFEMKEKLVQKVEDRTKTLNDTLQQINRELEIAQNVQRKILTPPDREISGIRFEYVYKPLEKVGGDFLDISEVKPGKIRVLLADAVGHGVQASLMTMALKTEYEELKKLDCPTQVLKELNGRFLRKFDTLESIFPCFVADIFLEKNELLYASAGHPDQVLIKPDGTYELLHKTGPILGLFDDLEIQFNTFPFPVGSRLLLFSDGLIENRRKENRWSTVDSIAIKATSMASSNLQELLEELVVMEERSRGDEQRYDDITIIAIESTQDRVVNRRQKTED; encoded by the coding sequence ATGCACATATCTAAGTATTTATTCTTTTTATTAGGGCCGGTCGGATTCCTAATTTTTCTTCTTACGCTGACTCCGTCGCATAAGGAAGAAAATATACGTGCATACCAGGGCAGTATCGATCTCCGAGGTATCCATGATGCATCTTCCGGCCCTGTCGATCTTTCCGGCGAATGGGAATTTTTTTGGAGCCAGGAAGCTGGGAAGGTTTTGGAGACATTCCGTAGCAAGATTACCGTACCAGGTGCCTGGAATCGCGAAACGGAAATTCATTCTTCTTATGAAAAACTGGGATACGGAACCTATCGGCTGCGAATTTTAATCCCGGACGTATGGGTCGGGAAAGTTTTGACGATCGGACTCGGTTCCATCCTGACCTCTTATAGACTTTATATCGACGGAAATATCCTGGGAGAATCGGGAACTCCCTCGCCTTCCCCAAAAGAGACGATACCTAGAGTTCAGCCCAAGTTTTTTTCGTTCATTCCTCCCTCTAACGTAGTTTCCCTGGAAATTTTCGTTTCCAATAATTATTCCAGACAAGGAGGGATCATATCTCCCGTTCGTATCGGTCCGTCGGAAGTCATGCAAGGCTATCGAACTCGAACGATTTTTTCCGATATATTCGCATTCGCTAGCCTCTTAATCATGGGACTTTATCATATTTCCCTATATCTCTATTTGCGATCCAGTACGGCCCCTCTTTATTTCGGTTTTATGAGTTTGGTTATCAGTATACGAACCTTAGTAACGAATGCGAAACTTCTAATGGAATTTTTTCCCTCCCTACCGCAGCCTGCGATTCAAATGCTGGATCAGATTCCTTTAATCGTAAGCGTTCCTTTTTATTTATTGTTCTTTTGGACGACCTTCGAACCTTACGTTTCGAAAACATTCGTCAGGGTCTCGATCGCGATTTCCGCAATCTTTACCGTCGCGACTCTCTTCGGATCCTTGGCGTTTAACAGCGAAAAGATAATGTATTTCCATATATTTATGGGATTTACCATATTATACGTTTTGTATGTGATTTATACGATCGATTTCGATAAGGAAAGCAACTCGGCGTACATTCTTTACGGAACCGGTCTACTATTTTTAGGAATCGGTATCGATTTATTTTATACTTACGTGTTAAAGGTCTCTTCGTACGAAGTTTCGCATTTCGCGCTAGTATTCTTCGTTTTCTTGCAATCCTTAGTAATCGCGTCGGACAGATCATCCAAGTATAAGGAAGCTAAAGTCCTGACCGAAGACCTTCAGACGATGAACTTGGAATTATTCGAGATGAAGGAAAAACTCGTTCAAAAGGTCGAAGACAGAACAAAAACTCTTAACGATACCCTCCAACAAATCAATCGCGAACTAGAGATCGCGCAAAACGTTCAAAGAAAGATTCTCACCCCGCCTGATCGGGAGATCTCGGGAATTCGTTTCGAATACGTATATAAACCTTTGGAGAAAGTCGGCGGGGACTTTCTCGACATTTCCGAAGTTAAGCCGGGAAAAATTAGGGTTCTACTGGCAGATGCGGTAGGCCACGGGGTGCAGGCCAGCTTAATGACCATGGCACTGAAGACCGAGTATGAGGAACTCAAGAAATTGGATTGCCCAACGCAGGTCCTGAAGGAATTGAACGGAAGATTTTTACGAAAGTTCGATACGCTCGAAAGTATCTTTCCCTGCTTTGTCGCGGATATCTTTTTGGAAAAGAACGAACTTCTTTACGCATCCGCAGGACATCCCGATCAAGTTCTGATCAAACCCGACGGGACCTACGAACTCCTACATAAGACCGGTCCGATTCTCGGATTATTCGATGATTTGGAAATTCAGTTCAATACGTTCCCGTTTCCGGTCGGTAGTCGTCTTCTTCTTTTCTCGGACGGGCTTATAGAAAATCGGAGAAAGGAAAATCGCTGGAGCACGGTGGATTCTATAGCGATCAAAGCCACGTCCATGGCCTCTTCTAATTTACAGGAACTTTTAGAGGAATTGGTGGTGATGGAGGAACGTTCTCGCGGAGATGAACAAAGATATGATGATATTACGATTATCGCAATCGAATCGACTCAGGATCGAGTTGTAAACAGAAGACAGAAGACTGAGGACTGA
- the ccrA gene encoding crotonyl-CoA carboxylase/reductase: MSAPEIVPIGQLPPLGVVPKKMHAQVIRPERFGDPIKSIQPEEIEVPEIGPDEVLVAVMAAGINYNNVWAALGYPVNVIGARNKKGEPEQFHIGGSDASGIVYKIGSDVKNVKVGDEVVVHCGMWDRNDPWIKSGNDPMFAPSQIIWGYESNWGSFAQFCKVQDHQCLPRPKHLSWEASAAYMLVGATAYRMLHNWKPNDVKPGDVVLIWGGAGGLGAMAIQIVKAAGGVPIAVVSSDDKIDFCKNLGAAGVINRNHFKHWGALTSEINKPEVFAEWTKNAREFGKAIWDIAGKGKNPKIVFEHPGESTIPTSVFVCETGGMVVICAGTTGFNATVDLRYLWMRQKRLQGSHFANDENSAGLNRLVIEKKVDPVLAQTFTFDETGKAHQLMKENKHPAGNMSILVGAAKPGLGIQ, translated from the coding sequence ATGAGCGCACCTGAAATCGTACCAATTGGCCAACTTCCCCCGCTGGGAGTCGTCCCTAAAAAAATGCATGCACAGGTTATCCGTCCTGAGAGGTTCGGAGATCCGATAAAATCAATTCAACCTGAAGAAATCGAAGTCCCTGAAATCGGTCCCGACGAAGTTTTAGTCGCGGTCATGGCCGCCGGTATCAACTACAATAATGTTTGGGCCGCACTCGGATATCCGGTAAATGTAATCGGAGCCAGAAATAAAAAAGGGGAACCCGAACAATTCCATATCGGAGGCTCGGACGCTTCGGGCATCGTATATAAAATCGGATCCGACGTAAAGAATGTGAAGGTAGGTGACGAAGTAGTCGTCCATTGCGGTATGTGGGATCGCAACGATCCATGGATTAAGTCGGGAAATGATCCGATGTTCGCCCCGTCTCAGATCATCTGGGGATACGAATCGAACTGGGGATCGTTTGCGCAATTTTGTAAAGTTCAGGATCATCAATGTTTACCGAGACCGAAGCATCTTAGCTGGGAAGCATCGGCCGCCTATATGTTGGTAGGCGCCACCGCTTATCGAATGCTTCACAACTGGAAACCGAACGACGTAAAACCCGGTGATGTCGTTCTTATCTGGGGAGGTGCCGGAGGTCTTGGAGCCATGGCTATTCAGATCGTAAAGGCCGCCGGTGGAGTTCCTATTGCAGTCGTTTCCTCGGATGATAAAATCGATTTTTGTAAAAACCTAGGCGCTGCCGGCGTAATCAACAGGAATCATTTCAAACATTGGGGCGCCCTGACTTCGGAAATCAATAAGCCGGAAGTATTCGCAGAGTGGACTAAAAACGCGCGCGAATTCGGTAAGGCAATCTGGGATATCGCCGGCAAAGGAAAAAATCCGAAAATCGTTTTCGAGCACCCGGGCGAATCGACCATTCCGACTTCGGTATTCGTTTGCGAAACGGGCGGAATGGTGGTAATTTGCGCCGGAACCACCGGTTTTAACGCAACCGTCGACCTTCGCTATCTTTGGATGAGGCAAAAACGTTTGCAAGGATCCCATTTTGCGAACGATGAAAATTCCGCCGGACTAAACCGGCTTGTGATAGAAAAGAAAGTCGATCCGGTTCTCGCCCAAACATTTACGTTTGACGAAACCGGGAAAGCTCACCAGTTGATGAAGGAAAATAAGCATCCTGCAGGAAACATGAGTATTCTCGTGGGAGCCGCCAAGCCGGGATTAGGAATCCAGTAA
- a CDS encoding TetR/AcrR family transcriptional regulator, translated as MKKKDGSPVYPINGNFRNSRERILEGAAIAFARKGFHGTSLREISRECGLEQPSIYHHFHSKENLFRKALVATHLMILNGIRSQIIKEKGLREEVVSVFQAIIDIVREFPERTRLPFSLVYSAPENLVLEYTNHYGAQYRKLLEAAVTRNPPSKRPDLKLSLLVDLLHSLILSIASERFFEDRVKGIEERIDFILLNN; from the coding sequence GTGAAGAAAAAGGATGGTAGCCCAGTCTACCCCATCAACGGAAATTTTAGAAATTCTAGGGAACGAATTCTAGAGGGAGCGGCGATCGCTTTCGCTAGAAAGGGCTTCCACGGTACCTCGCTGCGTGAAATCAGCAGAGAATGCGGATTAGAACAACCGAGTATTTATCACCATTTTCATTCAAAGGAAAACCTGTTTCGGAAGGCCCTGGTTGCCACACACTTAATGATTTTAAACGGAATTCGGAGTCAGATCATTAAGGAAAAAGGCTTACGGGAAGAGGTGGTTTCCGTTTTCCAAGCAATCATCGATATCGTGCGAGAGTTTCCCGAAAGAACCCGTCTTCCATTCAGCTTGGTTTATTCCGCCCCGGAAAACCTTGTTCTAGAATATACGAATCATTACGGAGCTCAGTATAGAAAATTGCTAGAAGCTGCCGTGACGCGCAATCCTCCTAGCAAACGACCCGACTTAAAATTATCTTTATTAGTCGATCTGCTACACAGCCTCATACTTTCGATTGCCTCCGAACGCTTTTTTGAAGACCGAGTCAAAGGAATCGAAGAGAGAATCGATTTTATTTTATTGAACAATTAG
- a CDS encoding 2-dehydropantoate 2-reductase yields the protein MQEDSAKFAILGSGNIGTYIGAHLVNAGFPVVFVGRERNRKEIQLFGLGISDFTGKFFSIPPNKIEYATDLKEVRGASIFFVTVKSRDTKELGQALNKHLSSAEKEKAIIVSFQNGVKNKSLLYESIPHLGERILAGMVPFNVIAKGKGQFHRGTSGDLVVQENQYGKKIVDYLRTAGLSAATHPNMDGVLWGKLLINLNNSLNALSGIPLREELSLRGYRRILAAMISEGFEVLKLAGIRPSRAGKMIPQLAPIILKLPDWLFFRAASSLVKIDPEARSSMWEDLNQGRPTEIDTLNGEILRLADKVGHGAPINRAIVALVREAEKNPKSLQYTPETLIARLGLKF from the coding sequence ATGCAAGAAGATTCCGCTAAATTTGCGATTCTGGGCTCAGGAAACATCGGAACGTACATCGGAGCACATTTGGTCAACGCAGGATTTCCGGTCGTCTTTGTGGGAAGAGAACGCAATCGAAAGGAAATTCAGTTATTCGGTCTTGGAATTTCCGATTTTACGGGAAAGTTTTTTTCCATTCCGCCTAATAAGATCGAATATGCGACCGACCTAAAGGAAGTTCGAGGTGCTTCCATCTTCTTTGTGACCGTTAAAAGCAGAGATACGAAAGAATTAGGCCAAGCCTTAAATAAGCATCTATCTTCCGCGGAAAAGGAAAAAGCGATCATAGTTAGCTTTCAAAACGGCGTAAAAAACAAGTCATTGCTTTACGAATCGATTCCGCACCTGGGAGAAAGAATTCTCGCAGGAATGGTTCCTTTCAACGTGATCGCAAAAGGAAAAGGACAGTTTCATAGAGGAACAAGTGGAGACCTGGTCGTTCAGGAAAATCAATACGGGAAAAAAATCGTAGATTATCTCAGGACCGCGGGCCTGTCCGCGGCTACCCATCCCAATATGGATGGAGTTCTTTGGGGAAAACTTCTCATCAATCTAAATAATAGCCTAAACGCACTTTCCGGGATTCCGCTACGGGAGGAACTTTCTTTACGCGGATATCGCAGGATTCTTGCCGCAATGATTTCCGAAGGTTTTGAAGTCCTGAAACTCGCAGGAATAAGACCGAGCAGAGCGGGAAAAATGATACCTCAGCTCGCTCCGATAATATTAAAATTACCTGATTGGCTTTTTTTCAGAGCCGCTTCCAGTTTGGTAAAAATAGATCCCGAAGCTCGCTCTTCCATGTGGGAAGATCTAAATCAAGGACGACCAACCGAAATCGATACGTTAAACGGAGAGATATTAAGGTTGGCGGATAAAGTCGGTCACGGTGCTCCGATTAATAGGGCTATCGTCGCTCTCGTTCGCGAGGCCGAAAAAAATCCGAAATCCTTGCAATACACTCCCGAAACTCTGATCGCAAGACTAGGATTAAAATTTTAA
- a CDS encoding DUF2062 domain-containing protein — translation MKYLAALARIVHKQIILPFQESHAPVSEVSLGTSIGLIWSMTPLIGIQMYLGFATWVILRIFRIRFYLPIAIAMIWITNPVTLPFFYYIFYILGKYSLMAFGIASVELDFNVIYEVMAKSESMDFLSGLWYWSIFLLDRMGLPMFVGGFVVGLPSAIIGYPLTYRLLNSYRSTLAEKEGITLREWEERHVRKDIGLFSARPSLNQKEGI, via the coding sequence ATGAAATATTTAGCCGCATTGGCGCGAATCGTACATAAACAAATTATACTTCCCTTTCAAGAGTCTCACGCTCCTGTCAGTGAGGTCAGCCTTGGAACTTCAATCGGTTTAATTTGGTCTATGACTCCTCTGATCGGGATCCAAATGTATCTGGGTTTTGCGACCTGGGTTATTTTACGGATTTTTCGAATTCGTTTTTATTTACCGATTGCAATCGCGATGATTTGGATCACGAACCCGGTGACTCTTCCTTTTTTTTATTATATATTTTATATATTAGGCAAATACTCTCTGATGGCATTCGGAATCGCGTCCGTCGAACTGGATTTTAATGTTATATACGAAGTGATGGCCAAATCCGAATCTATGGACTTCCTTTCCGGTTTATGGTATTGGTCGATATTTCTGTTGGATAGGATGGGACTCCCTATGTTTGTGGGCGGTTTCGTGGTGGGCCTGCCTTCTGCGATTATCGGATATCCTCTTACGTACCGACTCTTGAACTCGTATCGTTCGACACTTGCGGAAAAAGAAGGAATCACACTCAGGGAATGGGAAGAACGTCACGTAAGAAAGGACATCGGCCTTTTTTCCGCTAGACCGTCCTTGAATCAGAAAGAAGGGATTTAA
- a CDS encoding MaoC family dehydratase, protein MSKIEFDKFEIGQELPPLTTDVITHANLVRYAGASGDFNPIHNDPDFARKTGLDGTIAHGMFVMAQIGRLCTAWADQKQIKEFGVTFKAMTKPGQRLTCSGKIKRKKEENGEKLLVVAVEAADDSGEVKASGEMIVAC, encoded by the coding sequence ATGAGCAAAATAGAATTTGATAAATTCGAAATCGGGCAGGAACTTCCTCCCTTAACAACGGACGTTATTACTCATGCAAATCTTGTCCGCTATGCCGGTGCAAGCGGGGACTTTAATCCGATTCATAATGATCCGGACTTTGCACGTAAGACCGGACTCGACGGAACTATCGCGCATGGGATGTTTGTTATGGCGCAAATCGGACGACTTTGCACCGCTTGGGCAGACCAGAAGCAAATCAAGGAGTTCGGCGTAACGTTTAAAGCGATGACCAAGCCGGGACAAAGATTGACATGCAGCGGTAAAATAAAACGTAAAAAAGAAGAAAACGGCGAAAAGCTATTAGTCGTGGCTGTAGAAGCGGCGGATGATTCCGGCGAAGTAAAAGCGTCCGGAGAAATGATCGTAGCCTGTTAG
- the rssA gene encoding patatin-like phospholipase RssA, whose protein sequence is MGNNVKRKIGLALGSGSARGWSHIGVIQELENLGIRPDIICGTSIGSLVGAFYSAGKLPALESWVESLEWKDILGFMDWTFGGGLIRGKKLFDFFAQEFRDAEIHELTLPYGAVAADLDTGIEVWIRDGSIFEAVRASISLPGIFTPVLKDGRWLVDGGLVNPVPVSLCRAMGADYVIAVDLNQDLLEKREEEDKKEISTDQMSRWRSWTSKFWGSDLDERLKDEKDEKPGIMEVVSKSINIMQIRITRSRMAGDPPDILLAPRLRYIGLMEFHRGKEAIAEGRDIVRKMAPALIIPK, encoded by the coding sequence ATGGGAAATAACGTAAAACGAAAAATTGGACTAGCGCTCGGAAGCGGTTCCGCTCGGGGTTGGTCGCATATCGGAGTGATACAGGAGCTTGAAAATCTCGGAATTCGGCCGGATATCATCTGTGGGACCTCCATCGGTTCACTGGTCGGTGCGTTCTATTCTGCGGGAAAGCTCCCTGCCCTCGAAAGTTGGGTCGAAAGCCTGGAATGGAAGGATATCCTGGGTTTTATGGATTGGACATTCGGTGGTGGATTAATTCGAGGAAAGAAACTCTTCGATTTTTTTGCCCAGGAATTCCGCGATGCAGAGATTCATGAATTGACTCTTCCCTATGGTGCCGTTGCGGCAGATCTTGATACCGGAATTGAGGTTTGGATTCGAGACGGTTCCATCTTCGAAGCCGTTCGGGCCTCGATTTCTTTACCCGGTATTTTTACCCCGGTGCTAAAAGACGGACGCTGGCTCGTAGACGGGGGCCTAGTAAATCCCGTTCCAGTTTCTCTCTGCAGAGCAATGGGGGCCGATTATGTCATTGCCGTTGATTTAAATCAGGATCTTTTGGAAAAGAGAGAAGAAGAAGATAAAAAAGAAATTTCTACCGACCAGATGTCTCGTTGGCGATCCTGGACTTCTAAATTTTGGGGAAGCGATTTGGACGAGCGCCTCAAAGATGAAAAGGATGAAAAACCCGGGATTATGGAAGTGGTATCCAAAAGCATAAACATCATGCAAATCCGCATTACTCGGAGTCGGATGGCCGGGGATCCCCCCGATATTTTGCTCGCCCCTCGTTTGCGTTATATCGGATTGATGGAATTTCATAGAGGAAAGGAAGCGATCGCCGAGGGACGGGACATCGTCAGAAAAATGGCTCCAGCTTTAATCATTCCGAAATGA
- a CDS encoding esterase/lipase family protein: MRKLGLSVLILFIFSGSLFASGGGSSSKPLAGAYPIILSHGLFGWGTDSSGIISIISYWGGMDSYLTSQGATVYAPTKTAAQSNETRGVELANKINVYMAANGFSKVHILGHSQGGLDSRYAISNLGLSSKVSTLTTLNTPHRGSPIADIINTVLPDWIKPFVNAVLGVVVQLVYGGGQQNALAALGSLTTSGTAAFNTRTPNSAAVKYYSYGSYITIPDLIQHPLMGILQPACAAGGLFNGQGATCDGLVPYSSLQWGTFNGGPSYGILTTGVDHLEASNTLNSGKTWYDVEGYFLKMAQNAKSNQ; encoded by the coding sequence ATGCGTAAACTAGGACTATCAGTATTGATCCTGTTTATTTTTAGCGGCTCGTTGTTCGCGTCAGGCGGAGGATCATCTTCCAAACCACTCGCTGGGGCCTATCCGATTATCCTTTCCCACGGTCTTTTTGGCTGGGGAACCGATTCATCAGGCATAATCAGCATCATCAGCTATTGGGGAGGAATGGATTCTTATCTAACCTCACAAGGCGCAACGGTATATGCTCCGACAAAAACTGCGGCACAATCGAACGAAACCCGCGGAGTCGAGTTAGCCAACAAAATCAATGTATATATGGCGGCCAACGGGTTCTCAAAAGTTCATATTTTAGGTCACTCCCAAGGTGGACTGGATAGCCGCTATGCTATTTCTAACCTGGGTCTTTCTTCTAAAGTATCCACTCTGACCACGTTGAACACTCCCCACCGTGGATCTCCGATTGCGGACATAATCAACACAGTTCTACCTGATTGGATTAAACCCTTCGTTAATGCGGTTTTAGGCGTTGTGGTACAATTGGTCTATGGCGGCGGACAACAAAATGCGCTCGCTGCTTTAGGATCTTTGACTACTTCGGGAACGGCGGCCTTCAATACCCGTACACCGAATTCTGCCGCGGTGAAATATTATTCTTACGGATCTTATATCACCATTCCTGACCTGATCCAACACCCGTTAATGGGTATTCTACAACCTGCCTGCGCTGCTGGCGGTTTGTTCAATGGACAAGGGGCAACCTGCGACGGTCTCGTTCCTTATTCCTCACTTCAATGGGGAACATTTAACGGAGGACCAAGTTACGGAATTCTGACAACCGGGGTCGACCACTTAGAAGCCTCCAATACTCTGAATTCAGGTAAGACTTGGTATGATGTTGAGGGTTATTTCTTAAAAATGGCTCAAAACGCGAAATCTAATCAATAA
- a CDS encoding zinc-dependent alcohol dehydrogenase family protein, whose translation MKAIRLSSFGKENLSLVEIPDPERPGPGEVLVRFRAASLNFRDYLVIEGKYNPKFPVPMIPCSDGAGEIAEVGENVTEFKVGDKINATFAPYWISGPATKRELRTTLGGPLDGTLREYAILPVSGIVPMPSHLSFEEAATLPCAALTAWSSFFVENNVKPGQSVLVQGTGGVSLFALQFAKMIGATVYLTSSSEEKLARGKTLGADYGINYKELPNWGEAIRDLTEGEGVDHVVEVGGAGTLEQSLKAVKRFGTIHLIGILAGSSKDLNLLPLVMNQIKVQGIVVGHRKAFLEMNRAIQNVELRPVIDSVFPIQEFGEALDILKKGSHFGKIVIRIS comes from the coding sequence ATGAAGGCAATTCGTCTCTCTTCCTTTGGCAAAGAAAACCTTTCTCTCGTAGAAATACCGGATCCGGAAAGACCGGGTCCAGGAGAAGTGTTGGTCCGATTCCGGGCAGCCTCCTTAAACTTTAGAGACTACTTGGTGATCGAAGGCAAATACAATCCTAAATTCCCCGTACCCATGATCCCCTGCAGCGACGGCGCCGGAGAAATCGCAGAAGTCGGAGAAAACGTTACGGAATTTAAAGTCGGAGATAAGATCAACGCGACGTTTGCACCGTATTGGATCAGCGGTCCCGCTACAAAGAGAGAACTTCGAACTACGTTAGGCGGTCCTTTAGACGGAACCCTTCGCGAATATGCAATTTTACCGGTATCCGGAATCGTTCCGATGCCCTCGCATCTTAGCTTTGAGGAAGCCGCAACTCTACCCTGTGCCGCCTTAACCGCCTGGTCCTCCTTCTTCGTAGAAAATAACGTGAAGCCGGGCCAATCGGTTTTAGTACAAGGAACCGGAGGAGTTTCCCTATTTGCATTGCAATTCGCAAAGATGATCGGTGCGACAGTCTATTTGACATCTTCTTCCGAGGAAAAACTAGCTCGGGGAAAAACGTTAGGAGCAGACTACGGAATCAATTATAAGGAACTTCCTAACTGGGGAGAAGCGATTCGAGATCTAACCGAGGGAGAAGGCGTCGATCATGTTGTCGAAGTGGGAGGGGCAGGAACATTAGAGCAGTCTTTGAAAGCCGTTAAACGATTCGGCACGATTCACTTAATCGGCATTCTTGCAGGCTCTAGTAAGGATTTGAATCTTCTGCCACTTGTTATGAATCAAATCAAAGTCCAAGGAATCGTAGTCGGACATCGAAAAGCTTTTTTAGAGATGAATCGCGCGATTCAAAACGTAGAACTGCGCCCCGTAATAGATTCCGTATTTCCGATTCAAGAATTCGGAGAAGCATTAGACATTCTTAAAAAAGGAAGTCATTTCGGAAAGATCGTCATTCGAATTTCGTAA
- a CDS encoding tetratricopeptide repeat protein: MNSNPFDAETNQDDTNTTFMNKLPIISLLCLWFLFSTCTDKEDPPILEIRDLLDSAHIGESIEKAKVHAERSGKTDQIHYLRGWIQYLRKDDDQAEKEYKLCLKENPDSYDCLRGIGLILQQRKQYAKAESSFQKALSAAEEQKDFEAASILRVDSGNLLLRQNRRSEAILEYKKSLEAKRDGSAYFGLGLTALLQGDRRSSKDYLEKGLKTPYRDLILKAETYYLLAKLQFEWEKNPGAAAVSAKKAFELFPAKKEYAKAWEQYSKAASKLP; the protein is encoded by the coding sequence ATGAACTCCAATCCATTCGATGCCGAAACGAATCAAGACGATACTAATACGACTTTCATGAACAAGTTACCAATAATCTCTCTCCTTTGCTTATGGTTTCTTTTTTCGACTTGTACGGATAAAGAGGATCCCCCAATTCTAGAAATCAGGGATTTATTGGACTCCGCACATATAGGAGAATCGATCGAAAAGGCTAAGGTGCATGCGGAGCGGTCCGGAAAGACGGATCAAATACATTATCTTCGCGGTTGGATTCAGTATTTAAGAAAAGACGACGATCAGGCTGAAAAAGAATATAAGCTTTGTCTAAAGGAAAATCCGGATTCCTACGACTGCCTTCGGGGGATAGGATTGATTCTGCAACAACGGAAACAGTATGCTAAGGCGGAATCGAGTTTTCAAAAAGCATTAAGTGCCGCCGAAGAGCAAAAAGATTTCGAAGCGGCATCCATCTTACGAGTGGATTCCGGAAACCTATTACTTCGGCAAAATCGACGTTCCGAAGCGATACTAGAATATAAAAAATCATTGGAAGCGAAGCGGGATGGTTCCGCTTATTTCGGTCTTGGATTGACCGCTCTTTTACAGGGTGATCGAAGATCGTCCAAAGATTATCTGGAGAAGGGTTTAAAGACTCCTTATAGAGACCTCATACTAAAAGCGGAAACGTATTATTTATTGGCGAAATTGCAATTTGAATGGGAAAAAAATCCGGGAGCAGCGGCTGTATCGGCAAAGAAAGCCTTCGAATTGTTTCCCGCGAAGAAAGAATATGCAAAGGCGTGGGAGCAATACTCGAAAGCAGCTTCCAAGCTCCCATAA
- a CDS encoding OmpA/MotB family protein has protein sequence MKPIRSSLFIPIFIILTSQNCVSQSKYDSLQEAYARKSKDFEAMEKDKLGLLRSMDDMKRLQEETQHRVLEYKNLLASFKSMIDAGKLKIRIVDGRMVVVLSSDILFPPGSASLSPKGTDAIKEVTGILASLEGRRFQVEGHTDDIPTGVKGYSNWELASARALNVLHTMIKAGMPEERISAASMGSSRPAVSNTTAENRMANRRIEIVIVPDLSNLPGIEELKKMSE, from the coding sequence ATGAAACCTATAAGAAGTTCCTTATTTATTCCGATATTTATCATTCTTACGTCGCAAAACTGCGTCTCACAATCAAAGTACGACTCTCTGCAAGAAGCTTACGCCCGTAAATCGAAGGATTTTGAGGCAATGGAAAAGGATAAACTCGGCCTACTTCGTTCTATGGACGATATGAAACGCTTACAGGAAGAAACCCAGCATCGAGTCCTGGAATATAAGAATCTTCTTGCCAGCTTCAAGAGCATGATCGACGCGGGAAAACTGAAGATTAGAATCGTAGACGGACGAATGGTGGTTGTTTTGTCTTCCGACATTCTTTTTCCTCCGGGTTCCGCAAGCCTTTCGCCTAAAGGTACGGACGCGATTAAGGAAGTTACCGGTATTCTAGCCTCCTTGGAAGGCCGCCGCTTTCAAGTCGAAGGACACACCGACGATATTCCCACGGGAGTTAAAGGTTATTCGAACTGGGAACTCGCGTCTGCAAGAGCTCTAAATGTTTTGCACACTATGATTAAGGCGGGAATGCCCGAAGAAAGAATTAGTGCGGCTTCGATGGGTTCATCCAGGCCGGCGGTTTCGAATACCACGGCCGAGAATCGCATGGCCAATCGTAGAATAGAAATCGTGATCGTTCCGGATCTTTCCAATTTACCGGGGATCGAAGAATTGAAAAAAATGAGCGAATAA